One genomic region from Acidimicrobiales bacterium encodes:
- a CDS encoding TrkA family potassium uptake protein, translated as MRVAIAGAGNVGTYIAQDLQKHGHDVLLIEENPDIVNRLRDTIDVQWFAGDACEVSKLHAAGVEGVDVMVAATGDDEDNLVVSLLAKQEFAVPRVVARVNHPKNHWLFNESWGVDVAVSTPHLLSSLVEEAVSVGSLVRLLTFEGGGARLVEVTLSSNSPAAGKTVAELGVPRDASLVAVVREGHVVVPRGDTMLLAGDEVLALLVSNEAEAELTDLLVAAAG; from the coding sequence CGGCACCTACATCGCGCAGGACCTCCAGAAGCACGGCCACGACGTGCTGCTGATCGAGGAGAATCCCGACATCGTCAACCGTCTGCGCGACACCATCGACGTGCAGTGGTTCGCCGGTGACGCCTGCGAAGTCTCGAAGCTCCACGCGGCCGGCGTCGAAGGCGTCGACGTCATGGTCGCGGCAACGGGCGACGACGAGGACAACCTCGTCGTGTCGCTGCTGGCCAAGCAGGAGTTCGCCGTGCCCCGTGTCGTGGCCCGCGTGAACCACCCCAAGAACCATTGGCTGTTCAACGAGAGTTGGGGCGTCGACGTCGCCGTGTCGACGCCGCACCTGCTCAGCTCGCTCGTCGAAGAGGCCGTGTCGGTCGGTTCGCTCGTGCGCCTGCTCACCTTCGAGGGCGGTGGCGCCCGTCTCGTCGAAGTAACGCTGTCGTCGAACTCGCCGGCGGCCGGCAAGACCGTCGCGGAACTCGGCGTGCCCCGCGATGCGAGCCTGGTGGCTGTCGTGCGCGAGGGCCACGTGGTTGTGCCCCGAGGCGACACGATGCTGCTCGCGGGCGACGAGGTGCTGGCGCTGCTCGTGTCGAACGAAGCCGAGGCCGAGTTGACCGACCTGCTCGTCGCCGCCGCCGGCTAG